The window TCAGTATTTGTTTCCTACCTCTGCTTCTgacttactgtgtgaccttgggcaagtcatttcccTTCCTCCCACAGCCTATCCTGCAACTGTAAAATGTAGAGTGGGAATGATATCCAGTCCTAAGTGTGTTTGTAAGAGTCTGGCCCTGAGCCCTTTGTGAGGCAGAGGTGAATGAACATCAGAGCACAAGCTGCTTTAGCAAGTCTAGTTCTTTCAAATCATTACCATAGAACACTTCTTCTTTTAAGCCATATTTTCATCTGCTTTGCATATTCTCTCATCTCCCTTCAATAGGCTTCCACCAGCCTCCCCACATGTGGATCTTGCTACCCAAATGCAGCCAGGACCCTATACCCTTCTTATTTGGATCCTCCCAGCCCCTTCAGCCTCTGCTCTGATGTCTTACTGTCTGCAAACCCACTGACAACAGATTCTCTGTTCTCTCCCACCTCCTGATATTTGTTTCTTCTAGTGCCTCCCTCTGAAATTCCCTCCACTCTTCATCCAACCTGGAAAAGTTGAACCTATCTGTTTAACTCCAGCCTGGTCTAGAGGCATTGCGGCTTTGTAGGAGAAAATGGACACAGATGGCTTTCTTAGCATCTCCCATGTGTCAAAGGGAGATGGAGGAGAGCTGTTCCCattacacagagacagaaactGTGGTTCAGAGATAGCTCAGGGTTGTGTGAGATCTGCACTCAGGCTGCTAACTGCTACCACAGAGTCCCCATTCTGCCTAGCGTACTTGCCTCTTCTTTTCCTGTCGTTAGTGGCTAGAAACTGGGTTTATAGGTCATGCAGTAGGAGCTTGTTCCATCTATAGGAACTCACTTCATTTTTACCCCAACACCATGAAGTAGGTTGCTTCATGGtactattttccccattttacaagtgaggaaactgaggcccagagagggaaaaactactttctcaaggtcacaaaATCTGCAAGaggcagaactgggatttgaaccctggccGTCTGGCTTCCAAGTCTTACAGGCAAATATGTGTGGATCACTCACCTATGTTTGGCCCACTGGTGCTCGCCAGGTGGCTGGCCTATGAACACATTCTCATAGTCAGGCGTAGGGGGTCTGGGCAGGTTGGCCACTGGTTGCTTAGGGCCAAGCTTTTGGCTACTGTACTTTGGCTGTCGGCGTGAACTGGGCCTGGGACCATCTGGAGCAGCCCATGTTTTGCCTAGGGTCAGGCTACTGGGTGCCTGGCGTGCCCGGAGTCTCCAGGCCAGCAATGGGCCAGCTATGGAGAGTCCAAGAAGCAGGCTTCCACTTGCCACCAGTGCCCCAATGGTTGTTGAGGCCAGGCCAGAGGAGCAGCTGACATTCAGGAAGTTGGTAAGGTTGTACCAGACGCCAATGCCTGCTTCCAGGCACTGCAGAGGCAGCTGGTCAGAGCAGTTGTCCCTCCGGACTTGGTACCAGGGGGCCAGGACGCAGCGGCAGTCAGCTCTCAGGTCAAGGTCACAACGTGCTGCCAGCATTGTGTCCACGTGGTCCAGAGGGTTGTCTGTCACAATCAAGGTCTTCAGCTCTTTCAGGCTAGCAAAGAAGGATGATGGGAGCTCTTGCAGGCCGTTCCCAGACAGGTCGAGGAGGAGCACGCTGCTGGCCTGCAAAGACCTGTTCCAGAGTGGGTTTAGGCCTTGACCGCTAAAGTTCAGGCAAGTGACTGTGAAATTCGTAGTCCAGGCCACCTCCTTTGAGGACACGTTGCAGGACAATCCCAGGCTGCCTGGATCCTGTACTAGCAGCAGCAACCACAGCACCCATGCCAGGGTAACCCCCATTCAGGCAACCTAGGCAGAGACACAGGAATCTAAGCCCTGACCTCCGCCTGTggtcaccctcaccctcaccaaaTAGACCTGGGTTTATTattaggttgttgttttttttttaatacctcaGAACAGCTCAGACTGCTTCTAGTAATAGGCAGCCCCTCACTTGCTCTCTCATTGTTTGGCTCTGGCCTCCAACTCTGTCTCTCCTCCAGGGAATGGGTACATAAACCCGGTGCCCACCAGGCTTGGATAGAGAGGAGGAGACTCAGCCCAGgcatccccttccccttctcccagaTGAGTTCCTTGGGCTTGGCCCAATTCCCCCAACATTTTGGGCGGCCTTATTGGCTAAGACGGGACCATATATAAATGAGCGCTTGCCCCACAAATGCTCCCCACAACTATGGGGACTTGGAGTTCTGGGCTGGGTTGGGTGGAGTGGGGGCTGCCCAGCTCTCATTTACAGCTCCAGCCTACACCCAGGTTCTGGCCTCCACCCTACCTTTGCGGTCTCACTGCCACCCCTTTACCTGGGTGGTACTGGAAAGCTCCCACGTGGAAGAACTTTGTGGTGGCTCACCTGGACCCAGGGCCACAGCGGTCGGCACCCTCTCAGATCCCCTGTAGTTCCTGGTGCTCCTCAGACCCAGCAATGCAGGGGAAGAGGAACTGGTGTCCAGGGGAAGTGCAGAGGACAAGAATgaagaagacagagaggagaCCCGCCCCTCTGCAAGGCCTCCAGGCCCAGGATTctcatgagagggggaggggtggccacTTCCCTCTTGCTGGAACCTAGTCAACCCCATTAACACCCCAACCTCATTAACTCACTTCCTGGTATCAGCTCAGTTGACTCGCAAcccttgcatttatttatttattcagcaaacatcATCTATGGCCTCAAGAGGCCTCAGCCCTGTCCAGGTTTTCGAGGAATACCCAGTCTTGG is drawn from Saccopteryx leptura isolate mSacLep1 chromosome 1, mSacLep1_pri_phased_curated, whole genome shotgun sequence and contains these coding sequences:
- the LRRC25 gene encoding leucine-rich repeat-containing protein 25 → MGVTLAWVLWLLLLVQDPGSLGLSCNVSSKEVAWTTNFTVTCLNFSGQGLNPLWNRSLQASSVLLLDLSGNGLQELPSSFFASLKELKTLIVTDNPLDHVDTMLAARCDLDLRADCRCVLAPWYQVRRDNCSDQLPLQCLEAGIGVWYNLTNFLNVSCSSGLASTTIGALVASGSLLLGLSIAGPLLAWRLRARQAPSSLTLGKTWAAPDGPRPSSRRQPKYSSQKLGPKQPVANLPRPPTPDYENVFIGQPPGEHQWAKHRAHPSEDNDFYMNYEGFQQASQPVYGNLQFLGQAPPVEEEYVIPGH